In one Achromobacter spanius genomic region, the following are encoded:
- the tssJ gene encoding type VI secretion system lipoprotein TssJ: MKRLLPLLVLTSLLAACGSVGDVLTKTGQILMDPSIPIGPPDEHPSLVGLSLYAAPDVNPNPASMPDDDEAATSAAAPSNREAGPYEVKLKGDDRQDLIESLRGLLEELEEGRPSLHPLRRVDTGPSTILRDPSEAEPAPPAEEAIVTRDLTLKLGVSKDYLPGRQFGSGRQVIEQGYSGVPLPVLGGRAAPAAQGAHDVSAEEQSGSDPGSGLGLGQYSRAHNLPPDEPAPPPRGAATPIAFKVLQLKDDSLLLNVDPVQLAKDLKKALGSTYITEEDYVLQPGQFKFIDFARIDQATRYVAIVADFHDQNGAVWKQAFRLEPNGRRYALLMTLHGNRVAIVDESYRPPQPRPQP, encoded by the coding sequence ATGAAGCGGCTTCTTCCCCTGCTGGTGTTGACGTCGCTGCTGGCGGCTTGCGGCTCGGTGGGCGATGTGCTGACCAAGACCGGCCAGATCCTGATGGATCCTTCCATCCCTATCGGGCCGCCGGACGAGCACCCATCGCTGGTGGGTTTGAGTCTGTACGCCGCGCCGGACGTGAACCCCAACCCCGCCAGCATGCCCGACGATGACGAAGCCGCCACCAGCGCCGCCGCGCCGTCCAACCGTGAAGCCGGTCCTTACGAGGTCAAGCTCAAAGGCGATGATCGTCAGGATCTGATCGAGAGCCTGCGCGGGCTGTTGGAGGAACTTGAAGAAGGGCGCCCGTCCCTGCATCCATTGCGGCGGGTGGACACGGGGCCGTCGACGATCTTGCGAGATCCGTCCGAGGCAGAGCCGGCGCCGCCCGCCGAGGAAGCCATCGTCACGCGGGACTTGACGCTGAAGCTGGGCGTGTCCAAGGATTACCTGCCCGGTCGCCAGTTCGGTTCGGGCCGGCAAGTGATCGAACAAGGATACTCGGGGGTGCCCTTGCCGGTGCTTGGCGGGCGGGCGGCGCCGGCGGCGCAAGGCGCGCATGACGTTTCCGCCGAGGAACAATCGGGATCGGATCCGGGGTCGGGCCTGGGCCTGGGCCAATACAGCCGGGCTCACAACCTGCCGCCCGACGAGCCCGCGCCGCCGCCGCGCGGCGCCGCCACGCCCATCGCCTTCAAGGTATTGCAGCTTAAAGATGATTCGCTGCTGCTCAACGTTGATCCGGTGCAACTTGCCAAGGACCTGAAGAAGGCGCTGGGCAGCACCTATATCACCGAGGAGGACTACGTGCTTCAGCCTGGCCAGTTCAAATTCATCGACTTCGCCCGCATCGACCAGGCCACGCGCTATGTCGCGATCGTGGCTGATTTTCACGACCAGAACGGCGCGGTGTGGAAGCAGGCATTCAGGCTGGAACCCAACGGCCGCCGTTACGCGCTGCTGATGACGCTGCACGGCAACCGCGTCGCCATCGTCGACGAAAGCTACCGCCCGCCGCAACCGAGACCCCAACCATGA
- the tagH gene encoding type VI secretion system-associated FHA domain protein TagH: protein MTYHAASPSHDPNHSSSPQAPQPRLALVVANPGALEHGSTPRHSFSAAGGTIGDQGADWTLTDKAGRVDAIHSEIVYEDAAFCVVDRSGMTRVNDANAPLGLMVGARLREGDVLHIGPYRVTVHLDSPHQEQLEASRHLAQYELDELLEGTSGGHDGLPAGSYALDADPEPLVSDRAFVALSAPFDVRTDNDPLRALDEADRAAAHAPVLMEPWDVRRGGATAPIQADLATTRFEAFTGSPLPFSGVSPMPKSAGKPSTPAYRLNNRQAMVGDPSEATELLMQGLEVPLGPLDGQAGQALLREAGQALSAAIKGIAEVYAAQAGDAQPRRLLGRNLQPIEDNPLRLGLAYPETVRAMFASDRSVVHLSPKAAMDESLAQLRAHHGAMTQAIEAGLQAVLRSLSPALLLQRFERYRPEHEPLANANANDRAWQMYTHYYEELASTRQRGFEKLFWDVFEQAYDRVLRAEAE from the coding sequence ATGACCTATCACGCAGCTTCGCCGTCTCATGATCCAAACCATTCGTCGTCGCCGCAGGCGCCGCAACCGCGACTGGCGCTGGTCGTCGCGAACCCCGGCGCGCTCGAGCACGGCAGTACGCCGCGCCATAGCTTCAGTGCCGCGGGTGGCACCATCGGCGACCAGGGCGCCGACTGGACACTGACGGACAAAGCGGGCCGAGTTGATGCCATTCACAGTGAAATCGTCTACGAGGATGCCGCCTTCTGCGTGGTGGACCGTAGTGGCATGACCCGCGTGAACGACGCCAACGCCCCGCTGGGACTAATGGTCGGCGCCCGGCTGCGGGAAGGGGATGTCCTGCACATTGGCCCCTACCGCGTGACCGTGCACCTGGACAGCCCGCATCAGGAACAGCTTGAGGCCTCGCGCCATCTGGCGCAGTACGAGCTGGATGAATTGTTGGAAGGCACGTCGGGCGGCCATGATGGCTTGCCCGCCGGGTCCTATGCCCTTGACGCCGATCCCGAGCCCCTTGTCTCGGATCGCGCGTTCGTGGCGCTAAGCGCGCCGTTCGATGTGCGTACCGACAACGACCCCCTGCGTGCGCTGGATGAGGCGGACCGCGCGGCCGCGCATGCCCCGGTACTGATGGAACCCTGGGACGTGCGGCGTGGTGGCGCCACAGCGCCCATCCAAGCCGATCTTGCCACGACCCGATTCGAAGCCTTTACGGGTTCGCCCTTGCCATTTTCCGGAGTATCTCCCATGCCGAAGTCAGCTGGAAAGCCGTCGACCCCCGCCTATCGCCTGAACAACAGGCAAGCCATGGTCGGTGACCCAAGCGAGGCGACCGAGCTGCTGATGCAGGGCCTTGAGGTGCCCTTGGGCCCCTTGGACGGGCAGGCGGGGCAGGCGCTGTTGCGCGAAGCCGGGCAGGCGCTGAGCGCGGCGATCAAGGGCATCGCCGAGGTCTACGCGGCGCAGGCTGGCGACGCGCAACCTCGCCGGTTGTTGGGCAGAAACCTGCAGCCCATTGAAGATAATCCTCTGCGGCTGGGTTTGGCTTACCCCGAAACGGTGCGGGCGATGTTCGCCAGCGACCGCAGCGTGGTGCATTTATCGCCCAAGGCCGCAATGGACGAAAGCCTGGCGCAACTGCGGGCGCACCATGGCGCGATGACGCAAGCCATCGAAGCCGGCCTGCAAGCGGTGTTGCGCAGCTTGTCGCCCGCTTTGCTGCTGCAACGCTTTGAACGCTACCGCCCCGAGCACGAACCGCTGGCCAACGCCAACGCCAACGACAGGGCCTGGCAGATGTACACGCACTACTACGAAGAATTGGCCTCGACACGCCAGCGCGGCTTCGAAAAACTGTTCTGGGATGTCTTTGAACAGGCCTATGACCGCGTGTTGCGGGCGGAGGCCGAATGA
- the tssG gene encoding type VI secretion system baseplate subunit TssG, translated as MAIADRKTTADLADRLLADAKNYDFFRLLEQLHGLHDDDLESRDSHEPERQRVRLSSYAGLGFPASDVAVAERMPAGARTDYHVQATFFGLHGPDSPLPGHYLDRLAYEYGQGVGIRPAFLDFFNHRLLTLLHQAWRKYRYYVRFRREAHDRFSRYVFSMVGLGDVELRGATPIPWSRLLSYAGVIASRSRSPQVVAGIVAHCFDLRQVRVREFELRYMHVATGQQLRLGRRNGVLGDSFVVGARVRTRYSKFSIVIGNLDQSRFREFLPSGENFDRLRKLIDFLLRDPAAYDLELGLRHDQVPPFNLGRDTGAHLGWTSFVQHTAVRRPFTVRIKARL; from the coding sequence ATGGCCATTGCAGACCGGAAAACAACCGCTGATCTAGCGGATCGCTTGCTGGCCGATGCGAAGAACTACGACTTCTTCCGGTTGCTGGAGCAACTGCACGGCCTGCACGACGACGACCTGGAATCCCGGGACAGCCACGAGCCCGAGCGCCAGCGTGTGCGCCTGAGCAGCTACGCAGGCTTGGGCTTTCCCGCGTCCGACGTGGCGGTGGCCGAGCGCATGCCGGCTGGCGCCCGCACCGACTACCACGTACAGGCGACGTTCTTCGGCCTGCACGGCCCCGATTCCCCACTGCCTGGCCACTACCTGGACCGCCTGGCCTATGAGTACGGCCAGGGCGTGGGCATACGCCCGGCGTTCCTGGACTTCTTCAACCACCGCTTGCTGACGCTGCTGCATCAGGCGTGGCGCAAATACCGCTACTACGTGCGCTTTCGCCGCGAGGCGCACGACCGTTTCTCGCGCTATGTGTTCTCGATGGTGGGCCTGGGGGATGTCGAGTTGCGCGGCGCAACCCCCATTCCCTGGAGCCGTCTGCTGAGCTACGCCGGCGTGATCGCCAGCCGTAGTCGTTCACCGCAAGTCGTGGCAGGCATCGTTGCGCATTGCTTTGACCTGAGGCAGGTGCGGGTACGTGAGTTCGAACTGCGCTACATGCATGTGGCGACCGGCCAGCAGCTGCGTCTGGGGCGGCGTAATGGTGTCTTGGGTGACAGTTTCGTGGTGGGCGCGCGGGTGCGCACGCGCTACAGCAAATTCTCCATCGTCATCGGCAACCTGGATCAATCCCGGTTCCGCGAATTCCTGCCCAGCGGCGAGAACTTCGACAGACTGCGCAAGCTGATCGACTTCCTGTTGCGCGACCCCGCTGCCTACGACCTGGAACTGGGTCTGCGGCATGACCAGGTGCCGCCCTTCAATCTGGGGCGCGATACCGGCGCCCACCTGGGCTGGACCAGCTTCGTCCAGCACACGGCGGTGCGCCGGCCGTTCACTGTCCGAATCAAGGCCCGTCTATGA